One Deltaproteobacteria bacterium GWA2_45_12 genomic region harbors:
- a CDS encoding isoprenoid biosynthesis protein ElbB yields MSKKIAIILSGCGFKDGAEIHESVLTLLAVVKAGAQPIFFAPNTNQATVTNHINNDSTGEIRNVLVESSRIARGDIQDVKTLKANNVDAVIFPGGYGAALNLCNFAQKGPDCDVNSDIQKVIEEFFAAKKTMGFICIAPALAARVLGKHGISLTIGTDAGTAQAIEKMGAKHQNCAVDEICVDEKNKVVSTPAYMLAKNISEAELGISKLVKKVISLT; encoded by the coding sequence ATGTCCAAAAAAATCGCCATCATTTTATCAGGATGTGGGTTTAAAGACGGGGCTGAAATTCATGAGTCGGTCCTTACATTATTGGCCGTTGTGAAAGCCGGCGCCCAACCAATTTTTTTTGCTCCTAATACAAACCAAGCCACAGTCACCAATCACATCAATAATGATTCAACGGGGGAAATAAGAAATGTCCTTGTTGAATCATCGCGCATTGCCCGGGGTGATATTCAGGATGTTAAAACCTTGAAAGCAAACAATGTGGATGCTGTTATTTTCCCTGGGGGTTATGGTGCTGCCCTCAATTTATGCAATTTTGCCCAAAAAGGGCCTGATTGTGATGTGAATTCCGACATTCAAAAAGTGATCGAGGAATTTTTTGCGGCAAAAAAAACCATGGGCTTTATCTGTATTGCCCCAGCCCTTGCGGCGCGGGTGTTGGGTAAACATGGCATCTCCTTGACCATTGGGACCGATGCAGGAACGGCCCAAGCTATAGAAAAAATGGGAGCCAAGCATCAGAACTGTGCCGTGGACGAAATCTGTGTGGATGAAAAAAACAAGGTGGTGAGCACCCCGGCCTACATGTTGGCCAAGAATATTTCTGAAGCAGAGTTGGGGATTTCAAAATTAGTGAAAAAAGTAATCAGCCTAACCTGA
- a CDS encoding phosphopyruvate hydratase, with product MATISQLKAREIIDSRGNPTVEADVILDNGLLGRAAVPSGASTGDHEATELRDGDPKRYLGKGVQKAVGHVNTVLFEALKGTKAGDQRLLDTKMIELDGSANKSRLGANALLAVSLAFARASSQNQGLPFYRYIAGLVGNTHLSLPVPMMNILNGGAHADNNMDIQEFMIMPLGFSRFSEALQAGAEIFHQLKKVLQNKNLNTAVGDEGGFAPNLPSNEAGLEVILQAIEKAGYKPQKDIGLALDVASSEFFKKGIYVLENDANPNKTAADMVSFYENLQAKYPVYSIEDGLSQDDWEGWCLLTQKLGKNMQLVGDDLFVTNTKRLKMGIDKHVGNSILVKVNQIGTLSETLDAITMAQKAGYTAVISHRSGETEDTTIADIAVGTNAGQIKTGSLCRTDRICKYNQLLRIEEELGAKAQYPGKSIFRFL from the coding sequence ATGGCGACAATTTCTCAATTAAAAGCCCGGGAAATCATTGATTCTCGTGGAAATCCCACAGTTGAGGCCGATGTTATTCTGGATAATGGCCTTCTGGGAAGGGCCGCTGTGCCTTCAGGGGCTTCCACAGGGGATCATGAGGCCACGGAACTACGGGATGGCGATCCGAAGCGTTATTTGGGGAAAGGGGTCCAAAAGGCTGTGGGGCATGTTAACACGGTGCTTTTTGAAGCCTTAAAAGGAACAAAGGCTGGCGATCAGCGTTTGTTGGATACCAAAATGATTGAGTTGGATGGGTCTGCCAACAAATCAAGGCTGGGAGCCAATGCCCTTTTGGCGGTATCGCTTGCATTTGCAAGAGCCTCCAGCCAAAACCAGGGGCTTCCTTTTTATCGTTACATTGCAGGGCTTGTAGGAAATACCCATTTAAGTTTACCCGTGCCTATGATGAATATTTTAAATGGGGGGGCGCATGCAGACAATAACATGGATATCCAGGAATTCATGATCATGCCTTTGGGATTTTCGCGATTTTCAGAGGCCCTTCAGGCGGGTGCTGAAATTTTTCATCAACTTAAAAAAGTGCTGCAGAATAAAAACCTGAATACTGCTGTGGGAGACGAGGGAGGTTTTGCCCCCAATCTTCCTTCCAACGAAGCCGGGTTGGAAGTCATTTTACAAGCCATCGAAAAAGCAGGTTACAAACCCCAAAAAGATATTGGACTGGCTTTGGATGTGGCCTCCAGCGAATTTTTCAAGAAGGGTATTTACGTTTTGGAAAACGATGCCAACCCCAACAAGACCGCGGCTGATATGGTCAGCTTCTATGAAAATTTGCAAGCCAAATACCCTGTGTATTCCATTGAAGACGGGTTAAGCCAGGATGATTGGGAAGGATGGTGCCTGCTTACACAAAAACTTGGAAAGAACATGCAATTGGTGGGGGATGATTTGTTTGTTACAAACACAAAGCGTTTAAAGATGGGAATTGATAAGCATGTGGGTAATTCCATTTTGGTTAAGGTGAATCAAATTGGAACGCTCTCTGAAACCTTGGATGCCATCACAATGGCCCAGAAAGCAGGTTATACAGCTGTTATTTCCCATCGTTCAGGAGAAACCGAAGATACGACCATTGCCGATATCGCCGTTGGAACAAATGCAGGCCAGATAAAAACGGGTAGTCTTTGCCGTACGGATCGTATTTGCAAATACAATCAGTTGTTACGTATTGAAGAGGAATTGGGAGCAAAAGCCCAATATCCCGGAAAATCCATTTTTAGATTTTTATGA